The Trichoderma breve strain T069 chromosome 2, whole genome shotgun sequence DNA segment AATTCAGCCCGCCAAGAAATAGTGGGATGTGAACCTTTTCTAGCCACCGCTGCTCTGGCCAAGTTTTCTTCATGGCATACACAATGACTGGAAGGATGGCTCCAATTAAAAAGAACCATAAGAGGTCACGATATAATGTACCATCAGCGAAGAACCTACGAGGCCCAAGAGCGCCCCAGACCATGCTAGTGTTGAAGTGGGTGCGAGAATAAGGGCATGTGAATCCATTCTTTGCAGTCAGAGAACAGATATCTGGGACATGGCCCAGAGCCCAATTCAAAACCGAGACTTGCCCCAATGTCCCCATGATCAAGCCAACAATCTGGACAATGAACAGGTGCCTGGGTGGGATCTGCGTTCAGTTAGTTTTACTTCCAGCAAAACTTCCATATGCAGTTCTATACTTACGTTGGAATATATTCCCAGCTTCAGATCTTGGGCAAATGCGAGAGCCTTGATACCAGAGATGTAGCCCAAGTCAAAGAACCAGATGTTGGCCAGGACTTTGCCTTCCCAGATGTAGCCAGCGACCACTCGACAGAAGATGTCAATCTGGACTTTCATGTTGGTCGTGGCATAGACCCAGGCCAACTATTCAAAAGGTCTATTAACACATGCATCTAGGTCGTACTAACATGGGGTGCATGTGACTTACAGGAAGGTAGAAGACTGCAGATACAAACATGGCAAAGATGACTCCATACCAGCGTAACTGAACGGGATAAAACTCGCAGGCAAAAATGCCAAGCCCCAAAGAcacaagaaaagaggcacCATACCACCACATGGGAACATTGTTGTACTGCGGTTGTAAACCTGGTCTGGCATCTGTTTTACGTCCAAAGAGAGCAGGAAGCTGGGAGTCTCGGAATGCTTGTGCTATTTCGTGGCGCTTCTCGAGGAACATCCAGACAAACAGTGAGGAGATGCAAGCAAAACATAGGCCAAAAGCGTTTAGAGCGTAAGTGACTGGAAGATATATCTGTTCTTGTTCAGCAACGAAAGTAGAGATCACGGTCGAATACTCTTACATGTGAGTATTCTTCGTACTTTTCCGGCTCAAAGACAAATCCttgtttcttgttgatgaCTCGAGAAACGTTGTATGTGCTTCCAGTGTTGTCGTAAATCGAATTGCTCTGAATGGGAAGATATGCCGACAGCCAAGTATTTGAGTAGTAAATGGCTGGAGTGACGATGTAGATCCAAAAGACGACTGACGCAAGGGTATTGAGAATGGCCCAGGTTGGTACCACCAGAGGGCTTCCAATGTATGCGATTTCCGCCCCTTTCATACTGGGTGAGCTCAGAATGTCATACCAGATACACGGTACTTACAGTCAAATGTGAATGGCAAAAGCCCAATGCCGCTCTTCATGCCAAAGATCTGGTTGACCACTGGATTGCGAGGTGCGATCCAACAGACCCAGGTAAAATACCCCAGCGCTGGAAAGATGAAGTCTGGGAACCAGTACCAGACAAAGGCCGCTGTGAAAGCAATCAAGAAGAACTTGTACCGCGAAGACCTCCATTTAGCCCTGATCAAAATCAGTCAGAaattatttttcttcaaaAGGATGGATAGCATACTCGGTTTCATCTTCCTTTCCTGCTGGATGCAGAGCAGCGTTCAAGGCCGTGTTGGCCAGTACCCCAGGCCACACCAGACTCTTCGGTTCGACAACAAGTGATCTACCAAAGCCGGCTAAAGAAAAGCCATAGAGAATAGTGGCCAGTGTTATAGTAATTTCGAAACCCCAACCAGTGTTGGCGCCATAGAATACTCGCTGCTCGGTCAATACGTCGGCGCTTAGACGGGTGAGGTAGCTCAAGTTGGCCAGGATGTAGATGAGAATATTTTCCTGACTCGTACGACTCAGATTAGATTTTGCCCCCTAGAGGATTGATCATGTTTTATACATGCCTTGTAGTTGAAGGGGCCAGGATTCAGACTGTGACGAACTCCAAAAACAGTCAAGCCCCAGTCTGGGATGACGAACTCCCAGGCTTTTCCCAGAGGATATGCTAAGAACTGGATCGCAGACTGGGAGAGAGTGACTGATGGAAGCCGAAATGTGTATAACGTGTTGACACCGCTGCCGATAAGACAAAAGCCAATGCCAATCACCCACATACGCAAAGTgaggcaaggcaaagaaggGTCATCCGTCCGGTGTCCAACCCCGGCGGCGTAAAGGACTTCTTCTGTCGGCGTCTTTGATTCCTCTAATAGACCATAACCCAGTCAGCTCATCGAAGCTCAAGGATATCACAGAATGTTTACCAGACGGCCGTTTGTCCTCGGAGATGCTAGATCTCCTGCTCTGAAATCCAATCTCGCCGGCTTCGGTAGCGTCTGGCACCTTGGTCTCCATGGTGGGcatgaagatgacggagaagTTGGCTGATCATAGGCGATGATCAGATCAGATAAGATTAGATGAGTAGACAGAGGCATCTGATTATATACGAGCAGTTGGCATTTCCTGGATTTCGGCGTTGCTGTTCCGAATATGAAGCCGACTGAGACCCACGATCAGCCCTAGTAGCGGACTTGGGCAGCCGTCAACTTGGCATTCCTAAAGTTGAGCCGACTTCTATTACGATTGATTGATAATGGCGCTAATTATTTTTCTGAGGCCTTTGATGGAGCAGTCAGACGATTATCGTGGTCTGTTATATCCTGGCTGCGGTATACAGACCAAGAAATCTTCATTTTCTATAAAGCTGAGACTTGTGAATACGTCTGAGCTCATTCTTATTCTACAATAACCTCTCTTCTCCGATTTTCTACTTCTCAGACTTGTCACGCCGGGTGCCGTTTCATCGATCCCTTCCGCAACAGCCGCAACTTATATATCACTCAGTCGAGATTgacatcatcagcatctccattCGGAGATCAAAACTCGATTCCGGGACAGCCcgcagagaagaaaaacagcAAAAGTACACCAATTTTTCTCCACAGCGGCCAGACTGGTGGTCCGAAGATGCTGTCGGGTAGCGGCTGTGCAAGAGCGCGGATGGGACTATTGATGGAGTTGTCCCCGTAAAGTGGACTTTTCGGCTGGAGACGCCGTGCCGAAATACCGTCTTGTCAATGGTGGCGCGCGATACCGATTTCAGGATTCGGGCAGAGAATCGATTGGTCAAGAAGGGCTTTTTGAAAATTTGAATGACTGGGTGACCTTGTTTGAAGGTTGTGGGATGGGCTGACAAGATGAAGGTGGCGGCATTTGATCTTATCAATCTGTGGGCCTCGTTCTCTATCAACTTTATCCCGTAGAGAAATAGTTGGACAGCTTACCTTACGCTTACCTGTACAATCATACAATCGTCTACCTCGGAGATTCCTTCAATCTTGCTCCATGTACCTTATAAAAATAAACGACAGTTGTCTGTTGGCGTTGAATTCTACATGATGTGAGACTGGCGCATGTACCTCGGTACCTGATGGCTGTACCGTCGCAGCGCTAGAAATTAGTACCTTTGCTGAAGGATCACTTGAGCTGCGCCGCATGATCATCATGCCTTGTTCAACACTCGATGCTGAACAGGATCCGGCTTCCAAACAATCTGAAATCACATATTGAAATACTGAATGAATGATGCCAGAGATGACCTAGATTAATCACCATCTCAAGATGCAGTCTCGATCGGTTCAAGTACTACTAGCGACCCTTTGGTCTTCCTCTTGCCTGGCTGCTGTCTCCAAGACGCCCGACTTTGCCACGTCTGAAGCGGGAAATCCGTTTGTCGATGGTTGGTATGCTGATCCAGACACTCAGTTCTACAATGGCGAGTACTGGGTGTATCCGACGGCGTCACGGCCGTACGATGAACAGACGTATCTCGACGCCTTCTCATCTCCAGACTTGGTTCACTGGACCAAGCACTCGACGATTCTGACTGCTGACGATTTCACCTGGGCACATCGCGCTGTTTGGGCCCCGGCGCCAGTCTATCGCAACGGCACGTATTACCTCTATTTCGGTGCCAATGATATCCAGTCAGACTCGGAACTAGGCGGCATCGGCGTGGGCGTGGCAGAGAAGCCAGAGGGCCCGTATCGAGATCCCCTTGGACATCCACTCATTGGCGCATATCATAACGGTGCACAGCCAATCGATCAAGACGTCTTTATTGACGACGATGGGCAAGCTTACATCTATTACGGCGGACACTCTCACGCCAACGTCGCCAAACTGAATGACGACATGATTAGCCTGGGTACCTTTGACGACGGTACCACCTTCAAGGAAATTACTCCAGAGAACTACGTTGAGGGGCCGCAGATGCTCAAGCGTAATGGCGTTTACTACCTCTTCTGGAGCGAGGGTGGCTGGGGAGGGCCTGACTACGCAGTTTCATACGGCATGAGCAGCTCACCACTCGGGCCATTTGACCGTATCGCAAAGATATTGcaacaagatgaagccgtGGCAACAGGCTCCGGCCACAACGCCGTAATTCAAGTCCCTAATACGGACATCTATTACATGTTGTACCATCGGCATCCATTGGGGTCAACTGACGGAAACGACCGACACTTGGCATATGACCGGCTCTACTTCAATGAGGATGGCACTATTGAACCAGTCAAGATGCTGGTCCATGACAACTTTGAGGACGGCAATATGATCGGTTGGGAAACCCATGGAGGTGACTGGGACGCTAAAACAAATGTTCTACGAGGAAATGCTTCATCAGGTGGCCTGGCCttgctcaacaccaactttTCCGACTTTATATATGAGACCGACGTGAAAATCTCCAAGGGCAACAGCAATTGCGTGGGCTATGCAGGTCTTTTCTTCCGAGTTTCGGGCCCGTCTAGTGACGATGACTCCTACAAAGGTTACTATGCAGTCATCAGCACCACTGGCTCCCTGGTCCTCGGCCGAACAGATGCCACCGGCGTTATAGTTCTTGGAAGGGAAGAGGTTGGTATCGAGCCGGCAGAGCAACATCGACTCAGGGTGACGGCAGATGGCAGTTCAATACATGTGGAGCTCAAAGGCGAGCGGCACATTGTCATCAGCGTAAAAGATGATGTGTATAAGAGCGGAATGGATGGCGTGAGGGTATTTGGGATAGAGGCAGAGTTTGATAACGTCAACATTACTCGCATCTCTTCAAGCTAGAAGATGGGTAATAACGTTCCTTACTATGTCGGGTAGATCTGAGCCATTCCTACCTACTTGAGCTGCATTTATAGAACCAGCCTGTGATCATCGTCAAGGCTCATGTCAGACCAAgcttttaattatattaatatcGACTGATCATACGAAATTACCACGTTATCAATATGCTACAGTGGATAAGACGCAATGCGGACGATCTCTCACGACTTGTCGATCTCACAACATCATCTCAGACGCTCTGCGACCTGCCACTCTCGGCATCTTGCGCAGATCTCGGTATGACGCTTACGTCGATCAAGTTCTGCAAGAGAACTCAGGACGCGTCTCAGACATAAGCAACAAGAATAATCGACAGATGCTGCTTCACCGTGCGATGGCCGTGCGAAGGAGTTGCATCTCAAGGCGTAGGACTAACTGTGTACTATTCGAAAACCACAAGAATCTGACATGACTCGATTTTTTccacaaaaaaaagccatGTTCATCGGTCTGCGTTGGTCGGCGATGCCGCGTCATATGCCTGGATATCAAGCACGGAGCACAGAGAAATATTTCCACCGAGCGTCGGTCCGCAATTGATGTCGATCACTACAACCTCAAACGAATAGCCCCAGAATATTCTGGTGGCTTGCACTGACTCAAAGAACATTAGGAATCGCAAAAAAATAACGCTTTGAGTTGTCTATGTTATTGGATACAACATGGTAACCTTCGAAACAGCAACTCGAATAAGTAAAAAGCCATGAAATAGGTGGAACAAATAGTATCGCCTCCCAAAACTTGGCAACGAGATAACCTCATAGCCTTGTCAGCCCCTTGCCAGCTAACAAACGACTGTTCCAAGCTAGGCAATGATCTTCAGGCCCCCGTCCCTTGACAACACCGACCTGTCAGACTTTGAGATAACTCACCGTGGTCCCTTAATGTTGATCTCTGCCACTGCCGGCTTGGACAAGAGCAAAGATTATAGCCGTGATTAGTAGGTGCATGTAATGCTAGGTGGGAGCGGGATTTGATACGGTACATTACGCCCtgctccatgatggcaagaaTTGGGAAAAGATGGGCATCATAAATGGAGACAGAAGTAACAGATGGAAAGGCTATAAGATGGGTATTGTGGAAATCATTTTGCTTAAAAGGGGGGATAGGGAGCGATTTTCTTCGTTCAACTTACATCTCTTCTAAACGTCTCACGCTCCTTAGACGCATTGAAGATAACTGTCATTCCCTTCTCGTACATACGTATACTTTGTCTATCATATAAAAGTTACACCGTCAAGATGCATTTCTCTGCTTTCATCGCTGCTGCCCTGACcggccttgctgccgcttCGCCTGCTCACCAATTTCACGACAAGAATACGGCTCAGATTGCTTATACGTACTCCAACGGCACCTACACCAAGCCAATCAACGTGAAGATCAACAACGGTACCCAGAAGTTGTGTACGTAAACCTACATATACTCTTCATATACAAAATACAGTGAAAGACTAATGCAGTTCCTCGATAGCTTCCGGCGGCACCGTCACTGACGTCTTCGTCGCGCCCCCCTTCGACGGCCGCCGCTACGTCCTCACTTCGTGCTCTTTCCAGGCTCCTACTAACAAGAGCCTGGGGGCCGTCTCGATCCGCAAGCCGACGACTGTGCCGGTTCACCCGCCTGCTGCAGTTGGCTTCGTGACTTGCACGTCCGACTAAATGGGGGTGGTGAGAGAAAGGATGTTTGTTTGGGAGACTTGTGTTGTCACTCTGATTGAATGATGTTATTTCTATGCTTGAGTCAATAGGTGTGCATTAAGATAGATACACAAATACGCCTATTGTGCACAATTTTGAActtattaatatattaacGCGCTTCGCCTTTTACACACTCTTTGACTGACGCTTTTGTACCACATTTCCGCCAACGCCATTGAGAAACCCCTTTAACAATCATACATATTACACTACTTCTCCCTCAAGCTCACCAAGGAGGTCGTTTATCCCCGCCTCATaatcatcctcttcctcatcttcttcctctgtcCCGCCCACCTCTTCCTGGAATCCCCAACCCCTCGTAGCCATAAGCACAAAAGGCATCGTGCCCTCAGAAAGCTCCTTCCAGATACCACTCAGCTCCCCAAGCACACGGAAACAAGACCAGAAGTTTCCCGACGACATCCGCTGgccaccagcttcttcagcggcgatgaggttgaggccGTGCACCAACGCGGCGCGAAAGACGTGGTAGATGATGAATGGGGGGAGATACTTGATCTCGTCGGACGCTTGCAGGCTTTTGAGCAGTCGAGTGATTGCCATGGCTGAGGCTGTGGAGGATCGAAAGGCTGTAGGGATGTTGTGAACCATGCCGGGGTCTTTGGGGTTGAGAACCGGGCGGTAGAGGTTGATCAAGATGGAGTGATATGTGATCCAGAAGACGACCTGGACTCTATCGGGCTTTACGTTGCGGCTGATGTAGAGGCGTCTGTCAATCTTTTTCCGGAGGGCCAGCATCTCGTTGTTTGCTTTGGCGAAGATGGCTTGCTTTTCGGTGGCTGGGCGCTGTTGGAAGTTGGGGGAGTACCTGTTGCGTATAGCTCCTCAGAACCAGGCATTGGATCGTAGTTGGAAAGGGACTTTTGCTTACATGACGTCGATGTACCGTTGCTGAATGTTATATAGCCGGCAGTGGTGGTCAAAAGAGAGGGCGGTCACGTCGACCAATTCCGGTGACACCGTGTCGATATACGGCGTGATGTTGTCGGGGTCCCAAGGAATCGCTGTAGGGGCGCCTAACTTTGGAGTAGAAATCCTACATAtaggaaaagaggaaggTGTAAGTTCATATAAGGCTCTTCAAGTATACTGAGATGGGTGAACAAACCGGTCAAGGAAAAATAGGGACCAAAAAGTCCTAATGGTGGCCACGTCGTTGACAGTTCGCTCCTGGGCCGGCAGGTCTCTAATTTTTAGATGGTTGGACAGCCCGATGGCCATGTCTACAGGATAGAGATTCCCATTCAGCCAATGATCAA contains these protein-coding regions:
- a CDS encoding OPT oligopeptide transporter protein domain-containing protein, encoding METKVPDATEAGEIGFQSRRSSISEDKRPSEESKTPTEEVLYAAGVGHRTDDPSLPCLTLRMWVIGIGFCLIGSGVNTLYTFRLPSVTLSQSAIQFLAYPLGKAWEFVIPDWGLTVFGVRHSLNPGPFNYKENILIYILANLSYLTRLSADVLTEQRVFYGANTGWGFEITITLATILYGFSLAGFGRSLVVEPKSLVWPGVLANTALNAALHPAGKEDETEAKWRSSRYKFFLIAFTAAFVWYWFPDFIFPALGYFTWVCWIAPRNPVVNQIFGMKSGIGLLPFTFDWAEIAYIGSPLVVPTWAILNTLASVVFWIYIVTPAIYYSNTWLSAYLPIQSNSIYDNTGSTYNVSRVINKKQGFVFEPEKYEEYSHIYLPVTYALNAFGLCFACISSLFVWMFLEKRHEIAQAFRDSQLPALFGRKTDARPGLQPQYNNVPMWWYGASFLVSLGLGIFACEFYPVQLRWYGVIFAMFVSAVFYLPLAWVYATTNMKVQIDIFCRVVAGYIWEGKVLANIWFFDLGYISGIKALAFAQDLKLGIYSNIPPRHLFIVQIVGLIMGTLGQVSVLNWALGHVPDICSLTAKNGFTCPYSRTHFNTSMVWGALGPRRFFADGTLYRDLLWFFLIGAILPVIVYAMKKTWPEQRWLEKVHIPLFLGGLNYIPPASGTNYGSWVIVGLVFGLWIKKKSRGWWRRYNFVLSSALDCATAIAGIIIFFAIFYTGAADKFSWWGTTVHEDTCDWKSCTYKTVQKGQTFGP
- a CDS encoding glycosyl hydrolases family 43 domain-containing protein, whose translation is MQSRSVQVLLATLWSSSCLAAVSKTPDFATSEAGNPFVDGWYADPDTQFYNGEYWVYPTASRPYDEQTYLDAFSSPDLVHWTKHSTILTADDFTWAHRAVWAPAPVYRNGTYYLYFGANDIQSDSELGGIGVGVAEKPEGPYRDPLGHPLIGAYHNGAQPIDQDVFIDDDGQAYIYYGGHSHANVAKLNDDMISLGTFDDGTTFKEITPENYVEGPQMLKRNGVYYLFWSEGGWGGPDYAVSYGMSSSPLGPFDRIAKILQQDEAVATGSGHNAVIQVPNTDIYYMLYHRHPLGSTDGNDRHLAYDRLYFNEDGTIEPVKMLVHDNFEDGNMIGWETHGGDWDAKTNVLRGNASSGGLALLNTNFSDFIYETDVKISKGNSNCVGYAGLFFRVSGPSSDDDSYKGYYAVISTTGSLVLGRTDATGVIVLGREEVGIEPAEQHRLRVTADGSSIHVELKGERHIVISVKDDVYKSGMDGVRVFGIEAEFDNVNITRISSS